In Streptomyces venezuelae, the sequence CGAGGGCGAGCGATTTCATGCAGTGCCCGCTGCTGTACCGGTTCCGGGTGATCGACAGGCTGCCGGAGAAGCCGAGTGCGGCGGCGACGCGGGGGACGCTGGTGCACGCGGTGCTGGAGCGGCTTTTCGATCATCCGGCGCAGGAGCGGACGGCGCCGCGGGCGAAGGCGTTGGTTCCGGGGCAGTGGGACCGGTTGCTGGAGTCGAGGCCGGAGCTGACGGAGCTGTTCCCGGCGGGTGACGAGGGGGCGGGGCTGGCGCGGTGGCTGACGGAGGCCGAGGCGCTGGTCGAGCGGTGGTTCACGTTGGAGGACCCGACGCGGCTGGAGCCGGTGGAGCGGGAGTTCTTCGTGGAGACGGAGCTGGAGTCGGGGCTGCGGCTGCGCGGGATCATCGACCGGGTGGACGTGGCGCCGACGGGTGAGGTGCGGATCGTCGACTACAAGACGGGGAAGGCGCCGCGGCCGGAGTACGCCGAGGGTGCGCTGTTCCAGATGAAGTTCTACGCGTTGGTGGTGTGGCGGCTGAAGCAGGTGGTGCCGCGGCGGCTGCAGCTGGTGTACCTGGGCAGTGGGGACGTGCTGACGTACGACCCGGTGGTCGCGGATCTGGAGCGGGTGGAGCGCAAGCTGCTCGCGCTGTGGGAGGCGATCCGGGAGGCGACGGAGTCGGGTGAGTGGCGGCCGCGGCCGACGAAGCTGTGCGGCTGGTGTGATCATCAGGCGGTGTGTCCGGAGTTCGGTGGTACTCCCCCGCCGTATCCTCTGGTGATTTCGCCGCGGCCGGGGGCGGAGCGCCCGGCGGAGTCCTGATCTTGGTGTCAGGGCAGAATGGTCGGGCCCGCCGTTGCCGTCCGACGAATACGAGGTAGACCCCGTGGCGATCCGCGTCCTTCTGGTCGACGACCAGCCGCTGCTGCGCACCGGCTTCCGGATGATCCTGGAGGCGGAGGAGGACCTGGCGGTGGTCGGTGAGGCCGGGGACGGTCTGCAGGCGCTGGACCAGGTGCGGGCGCTGCAGCCCGATGTGGTGCTGATGGACATCCGGATGCCGCGGATGGACGGGGTGGAGGCGACCCGGCAGATCACGGGTCCGGAGCGGAACGGGCCGGCGAAGGTGCTGGTGCTGACGACGTTCGATCTGGACGAGTACGTGGTGGAGGCGCTGCGGGCGGGGGCGAGCGGGTTCCTGCTGAAGGACGCGCCGGCGAACGAGCTGGTGCAGGCGATCCGGGTGGTCGCGGCGGGTGAGGCGATGCTCGCGCCGAGCATCACGCGGCGGCTGCTGGACAAGTACGCGGGGCATCTTCCGTCGGGTGAGGAGAGCCTTCCGGACACGCTGGGGACGCTGACCGAGCGTGAGGTGGAGGTGCTGAAGCTGGTGTCCCGGGGGCTGTCGAACGCGGAGATCGCGGCGGATCTGTTCGTGAGCGAGACGACGGTCAAGACGCATGTGGGGCATGTGCTGACGAAGCTGGGGCTGCGGGACCGGGTCCAGGCGGCGGTGTACGCGTACGAGAGCGGTCTGGTGCGTCCCGGGGCCCAGTAGGTCCGCCAGGTTCGACAGGTCCGCCCGGTCCGGTGAGGTCCGGGGACGCGGGAGGGGCCGTACGCGCGTGCGCGTACGGCCCCTCTCGTATGGTGCCGGGCCCTCTCGGGGCGGGCCCGGCACCGGTGGCGTCAGCCCTTGCTGATCTCCCAGAAGCGGAAGACGGTCGAGGCGTCGAGGGACCACTGCAGGCCGCTGACGTTCTGGCGGGTGACGGCGTACTGCTTGCCCTGCCAGAGCGGGATGAGCGGGAGTTCGTCGGCGACGATGTCCTGGAGGCGGTTGTAGTCGGTGTTGGCCGCGGTGCGGTCGGACTTCGCGGAGGTCGACGGGATGATCGTCCCGGTGATCTCCTTGTTGTCGTAGTTGTTGTTCAGCACGTTGTCCGGGCCGAAGAACGGCTGCGTGAAGTTGTCGGCGTCCGGGTAGTCGGGCACCCAGCCCTTCACGTACACGCCGTACTTGCCGGCCTGGATGTCCTTCTCGTACTGCTCGTACTCGACGGACTTGACGTCGGCGTCGAAGAGGCCGCTGTCGTTGAGCTGCTTGGCGATGACCTCGAACTGCTGGTCCGTGGAGGGGCCGTAGCGGGACGGGGTGGAGTACAGGGTGAGCTTGACCTTGCCGTTGATGTTGGCGGCCTTGAGGACGGCCTTGGCCTTCTCGGGCTGGGGGGTGCCGCCGTAGCGGTCGAAGAACGGGGTCGTGTGGCCGGCGATGCCGGTCGGCACGATGGAGTAGAGCGCGGTGGCGGTGCCCGCGTACACGTCGCGGACGAGGGCTTCGCGGTCGATGAGGTAGGCGATGGCCTTGCGCACCGGGAGCTTGCCGACGACGGGGTCGCTGACGTTGAACACCATGTGCTCGACCTCGGCGCCGGTGCCCTGGACGACGTCGACCTTGTTGTCGCCGGTCTTGCTGGAGGCGAGGGCGGCGATGTCCTTGGCGGCGAGGCCGCGGAAGGCGAAGTCGACGTCGCCGCTTTCCAGGGTCGTCTTGAGGCCGGCCTGGTCGCCGTTGAAGAACTTCAGCGTGACGCCGGTGTTCTTGGCCTTGGCCTTGCCGCTGTAGGACTCGTTGACGGAGAAGCTGGCGCTCTTCTCGCCGAAGGAGTCGAGCTTGTAGACGCCGGAGCCGACGGCCTTGTTGTCGGTGCGCAGCTTGTCGGCCGGGTACTCGGCGTGGTCGACGATGGAGCCGGCGCCGGAGGCGATCTTGCTGGGGAAGGTGGCGTCCGAGGTCTTCAGCTTGAAGACGACGGTCTTGTCGTCCGGGGCGTCGATGCTCGCGATGGAGGCGAGCATGACGGCCGGGCCGTTCGCGTCGTTGATCTTCAGGGTGCGCTCGAAGGAGAACTTGACGTCCTTCGAGGTGAGGCTGTGGCCGTTGCTGAACTTCAGGCCGTCGCGCAGGGTGCACTTGTAGAGCTTGCTGTCGGCGCCCTCGAAGCCGCAGGCCTGGGCGGCGTCGGGCTCGGGGGTGGTGCCGCCCTTGGGGAAGCTCAGCAGCGACTGGAAGACGTTGTTGAACAGCAGCCAGGAGCCCGGGTCGTAGCCCGATGCCGGGTCGACGGACTTCACCTTGTCGGATATGCCCATGACCACGCCCTTGCCGCTGCCGGCATTGGAGCCATCGGTCGAACCGCAACCGCTGAGCAGCGCGGCGGCGGTGGCCGCGCCGAGCGGGGCCGCCAGCCACTGGTTACGTCGATTCACGCGAACGTCCTTCACAGTCGAACTGTTTCGTTGGTCCGGCCCGCGAGTTCCGCTGCCGGTCGTTGCCTTGCTCAGCCGCTTACGCCGCGGCCGAGCTCCCACAGCTGGAGGTCGGAGATGGCGTTGACCGACCACTCCACTCCGGTGATCCCGTCGCGTGCGGCGACGTACTGCTTGCCCTGCCACAGGGGCAGGACGGGCACGTCCTCGGCGACGATGTCCTGTATCTCCGTGATCGCGGGGACGGCGATCGTACGGTCGACCGCCCGCCGGGATTCGGGGATGAGCCTGGTGCGTACCGCGTTGTTGGCGTACGGCGTGCCCAGGAAGTTGTCCTGCTCCAGGAACGGGGCGAGGAAGTTGTCGGCGTCCGGGTAGTCGGGGAACCAGCCGAGCCCGTAGGCGGCGTGGTCGCCCTTCTTCTGGGCGGGGCGGAAGTCCGCCCACTCGCTGCCCTGGACGGTGATGTCGAAGAGGCCGGTGGAGTTCAGCTGGGCCTTGAGGGCGTCGAACTCGGCGGCGGTGCCGTCGCCGTAGTGGTCGCTGGTGTAGTGCAGGGTCAGCTTGACCGGGGTCTTGATGCCGGCTTCCTTCAGCAGGGCGGCGGCCTTGGGCGTGTTGGCGTCGCCGTACTTGTTGTAGAAGGAGTTGACGTGGCCCGTCACGCTGGTGGGGACCAGCGAGTAGAGGGGCTGGGCGGACTTGCCGTAGACCTTGGAGATGAGCTGGCCGCGGTCGACGGCCGCGGCGAGCGCCTGGCGTACGGCCTTGTCCTTGACGACGGGCGCTTCGGTGTTGAAGCCGATGTAGCGGATCTCCAGGCCGGGCATCGGGACCAGCTTGACGCCCTTGGGCGGCTGGGCGCTGAACGCGGTGATCTGGGCGGGCGACAGGGTGCGGGAGACCATGTGGATCTTCCCGTCGGTGAGCGCCTTGCCCATGGCCGGGGAGTCGGTGAAGGTGCGCAGCTCGACCTTGTCGTTCTGCAGCTTGAGGTCGCCCTTGTAGTGCGGGTTCTTGGTGAAGACGGCGCGGACCAGCCGGTTGTCCTTGACCTCTGCCTTCATCGTGTACGGGCCGGAGCCGTCGACGGCGAAGCCCTCGCGGAGCTTCTTGGCGTCGTAGTTCTTCTCGCTGACGATGCCGGCGGCGGGGGTGGAGAGCTTGAAGGGGAAGGTCGCGTCGGGGGTCTTCAGGTGGAAGACGACGGTGTCGTTGCCCTTGACCTCGACGTTGTCGAGGGTGGAGAGGAGCGAGGAGGGACCGTTCTCGTCCTTGATGGCGAGGACGCGGTCGATGGAGAACTTGACGTCCTTGGCGGTGAGGGGCTCACCGTCGGCGAACTTCAGACCGGGGCGCAGGGTGCAGCGGTAGCTCTCGTTGCCGGAGTCGGTGAAGCGGCAGGCGGAGGCCGCTTCGGGGACGGGCTGGCCGCCGCCGCGCGGGGTGTGCATCAGCGTCTGGACGGTCTGGCGCAGGACGTTCCAGGCGCCGGCGTCGTAGGCGTAGGCCGGGTCGAAGGGGGCGGGAGCGAAGTCTGCGG encodes:
- a CDS encoding RecB family exonuclease, producing the protein MTTSPGAVPGAAEAASPSAVAPSSLSPSRASDFMQCPLLYRFRVIDRLPEKPSAAATRGTLVHAVLERLFDHPAQERTAPRAKALVPGQWDRLLESRPELTELFPAGDEGAGLARWLTEAEALVERWFTLEDPTRLEPVEREFFVETELESGLRLRGIIDRVDVAPTGEVRIVDYKTGKAPRPEYAEGALFQMKFYALVVWRLKQVVPRRLQLVYLGSGDVLTYDPVVADLERVERKLLALWEAIREATESGEWRPRPTKLCGWCDHQAVCPEFGGTPPPYPLVISPRPGAERPAES
- a CDS encoding response regulator; translated protein: MAIRVLLVDDQPLLRTGFRMILEAEEDLAVVGEAGDGLQALDQVRALQPDVVLMDIRMPRMDGVEATRQITGPERNGPAKVLVLTTFDLDEYVVEALRAGASGFLLKDAPANELVQAIRVVAAGEAMLAPSITRRLLDKYAGHLPSGEESLPDTLGTLTEREVEVLKLVSRGLSNAEIAADLFVSETTVKTHVGHVLTKLGLRDRVQAAVYAYESGLVRPGAQ
- a CDS encoding ABC transporter substrate-binding protein — translated: MNRRNQWLAAPLGAATAAALLSGCGSTDGSNAGSGKGVVMGISDKVKSVDPASGYDPGSWLLFNNVFQSLLSFPKGGTTPEPDAAQACGFEGADSKLYKCTLRDGLKFSNGHSLTSKDVKFSFERTLKINDANGPAVMLASIASIDAPDDKTVVFKLKTSDATFPSKIASGAGSIVDHAEYPADKLRTDNKAVGSGVYKLDSFGEKSASFSVNESYSGKAKAKNTGVTLKFFNGDQAGLKTTLESGDVDFAFRGLAAKDIAALASSKTGDNKVDVVQGTGAEVEHMVFNVSDPVVGKLPVRKAIAYLIDREALVRDVYAGTATALYSIVPTGIAGHTTPFFDRYGGTPQPEKAKAVLKAANINGKVKLTLYSTPSRYGPSTDQQFEVIAKQLNDSGLFDADVKSVEYEQYEKDIQAGKYGVYVKGWVPDYPDADNFTQPFFGPDNVLNNNYDNKEITGTIIPSTSAKSDRTAANTDYNRLQDIVADELPLIPLWQGKQYAVTRQNVSGLQWSLDASTVFRFWEISKG
- a CDS encoding ABC transporter substrate-binding protein — encoded protein: MNRKTMVLTAAAGLLTPALAACGSASGGGAGSGAIVVGTTDRFEAADFAPAPFDPAYAYDAGAWNVLRQTVQTLMHTPRGGGQPVPEAASACRFTDSGNESYRCTLRPGLKFADGEPLTAKDVKFSIDRVLAIKDENGPSSLLSTLDNVEVKGNDTVVFHLKTPDATFPFKLSTPAAGIVSEKNYDAKKLREGFAVDGSGPYTMKAEVKDNRLVRAVFTKNPHYKGDLKLQNDKVELRTFTDSPAMGKALTDGKIHMVSRTLSPAQITAFSAQPPKGVKLVPMPGLEIRYIGFNTEAPVVKDKAVRQALAAAVDRGQLISKVYGKSAQPLYSLVPTSVTGHVNSFYNKYGDANTPKAAALLKEAGIKTPVKLTLHYTSDHYGDGTAAEFDALKAQLNSTGLFDITVQGSEWADFRPAQKKGDHAAYGLGWFPDYPDADNFLAPFLEQDNFLGTPYANNAVRTRLIPESRRAVDRTIAVPAITEIQDIVAEDVPVLPLWQGKQYVAARDGITGVEWSVNAISDLQLWELGRGVSG